The Methylobacterium sp. PvR107 genome contains a region encoding:
- a CDS encoding tellurite resistance TerB family protein, translating to MSIFQDAILRFGRTIMSYAGDAVFLQAAVSSAANVIVADGDVAEEEIESAIAGIRANPILEKSYDTLRVEQELYEAIARAKTRAGRLENLRLVGAIAERPIDQRQDVFLIGADVADFDGISAVEHKALDEIAAALQVDKAALLR from the coding sequence ATGAGCATTTTTCAGGACGCCATCCTTCGGTTCGGCCGCACGATCATGTCGTATGCGGGCGACGCGGTCTTCCTGCAGGCTGCGGTCTCGTCCGCCGCCAACGTCATCGTGGCCGACGGCGACGTGGCCGAGGAGGAGATCGAGTCGGCCATCGCCGGCATCCGCGCCAACCCGATCCTCGAGAAATCCTACGACACCCTGCGGGTCGAGCAGGAACTCTACGAGGCGATCGCTCGGGCCAAGACCCGCGCCGGGCGCCTGGAGAACCTGCGCCTCGTCGGCGCCATCGCGGAGCGGCCGATCGATCAGCGCCAGGACGTGTTCCTGATCGGCGCCGACGTCGCCGATTTCGACGGCATCAGCGCGGTCGAGCATAAGGCGCTCGACGAGATCGCGGCGGCGCTGCAGGTGGACAAGGCTGCATTGCTGCGCTGA
- a CDS encoding DUF3606 domain-containing protein yields the protein MTDDSAQDRTGSTEPRAVNTAHAWERAYWARRFMVPVEQVEAAVAEVGDEPARVAAHLGRDWPGHEPAT from the coding sequence ATGACCGACGACAGCGCGCAGGACCGGACCGGGTCGACGGAGCCGAGGGCCGTCAACACCGCCCATGCCTGGGAGCGGGCCTACTGGGCGCGCCGGTTCATGGTGCCGGTGGAGCAGGTCGAGGCCGCCGTGGCGGAGGTCGGGGACGAGCCGGCCCGTGTGGCCGCCCATCTGGGACGGGATTGGCCGGGCCACGAACCGGCGACCTGA
- a CDS encoding DUF3311 domain-containing protein: protein METRRRSPLMWLLLLPFLGLLWVPFYNQHDPVLLGFPFFYWYQLAWVPLTSLILYVVYRAVRDDR, encoded by the coding sequence ATGGAAACCCGACGCCGCTCGCCGCTGATGTGGCTCCTGCTGCTGCCCTTCCTCGGGCTCTTGTGGGTCCCGTTCTACAACCAGCACGATCCTGTATTGCTCGGTTTCCCGTTCTTCTACTGGTATCAGCTCGCCTGGGTGCCGCTGACCTCGCTGATCCTCTACGTCGTCTACCGGGCCGTGCGCGATGACCGCTGA
- the mctP gene encoding monocarboxylate uptake permease MctP: MTADLDIPALSVFVFFFLLVTVMGFVAARWRRPETLAHLDEWGLGGRKFGTWITWFLIGGDFYTAYTVIAVPALVYAVGAYGFFALPYTIIVYPFVFAVMPVLWQAAKDKGYVTAGDVVYGTYGSRALELAVAVTGVIATMPYIALQLIGMEVAIKALGLHGEIPLILAFLVLAFYTYSSGLRAPALIAFVKDIMIYVVVLVAIAIVPSKLGGYGAVFDAADAAFKAKGSGGILLSPAQILPYASLALGSALAAFMYPHTLTGIFASSGGNTIRKNAVMLPAYTLLLGLLAMLGYMGHAAGLKVASNNDIVPALFKTLFPSWFAGFAFAAIAIGALVPAAVMSIGAANLFSRNVWKAYVNPNVTSAGEAQVAKITSMLVKIGALVAILVLPTQFALDLQLLGGLWILQTLPALVFGLYVSWFRAPALLAGWAVGFVAGSAIAWSDGLKPLHTLTLGDAKLTLYTGLLALAVNIVVAVVVNASLSLGGRSPAVAAGR; encoded by the coding sequence ATGACCGCTGATCTCGATATCCCGGCGCTGTCGGTCTTCGTCTTCTTCTTCCTGCTCGTGACCGTGATGGGCTTCGTGGCCGCCCGCTGGCGCCGGCCTGAGACGCTCGCCCATCTCGACGAGTGGGGCCTGGGCGGGCGCAAGTTCGGGACCTGGATCACGTGGTTCCTGATCGGCGGCGACTTCTACACCGCCTACACGGTCATCGCGGTGCCGGCCCTGGTCTATGCCGTGGGCGCCTACGGCTTCTTCGCCCTACCGTACACGATCATCGTCTATCCGTTCGTCTTCGCGGTGATGCCTGTCCTGTGGCAGGCCGCCAAGGACAAGGGCTACGTCACGGCGGGCGACGTCGTGTACGGCACCTACGGCTCGCGGGCGCTTGAACTCGCGGTCGCCGTCACCGGCGTGATCGCCACCATGCCCTACATCGCGCTCCAGCTCATCGGCATGGAGGTGGCGATCAAGGCGCTGGGGCTTCACGGCGAGATCCCGCTGATCCTCGCCTTCCTGGTGCTGGCCTTCTACACCTACTCGTCCGGCCTCCGGGCGCCGGCGCTGATCGCCTTCGTCAAGGACATCATGATCTACGTCGTGGTGCTGGTGGCGATCGCGATCGTGCCCTCGAAGCTCGGCGGCTACGGCGCGGTGTTCGACGCGGCCGACGCCGCCTTCAAGGCCAAGGGCTCGGGCGGCATCCTGCTGAGCCCGGCGCAGATCCTGCCTTACGCCTCACTGGCGCTGGGCTCGGCGCTCGCGGCCTTCATGTACCCGCATACGCTGACCGGCATCTTCGCCTCCTCGGGCGGCAACACGATCCGCAAGAACGCCGTGATGCTGCCGGCCTACACGCTGCTCCTCGGCCTGCTCGCCATGCTGGGCTACATGGGCCACGCCGCCGGCCTGAAGGTGGCGAGCAACAACGACATCGTCCCGGCCCTGTTCAAGACCCTGTTCCCGAGCTGGTTCGCGGGCTTCGCCTTCGCGGCGATCGCCATCGGCGCGCTGGTGCCGGCGGCGGTGATGTCGATCGGCGCCGCCAACCTGTTCTCGCGCAACGTCTGGAAGGCCTACGTCAACCCGAACGTGACCTCGGCTGGCGAGGCGCAGGTCGCCAAGATCACCTCGATGCTGGTCAAGATCGGCGCGCTGGTGGCGATCCTGGTCCTGCCGACGCAGTTCGCCCTCGACCTGCAACTGCTGGGCGGCCTGTGGATCCTGCAGACCCTGCCGGCCCTGGTCTTCGGCCTTTACGTATCGTGGTTCCGCGCGCCGGCCCTGCTGGCCGGCTGGGCGGTGGGCTTCGTCGCCGGCAGCGCCATCGCGTGGTCGGACGGCTTGAAGCCCCTGCACACCCTGACGCTCGGCGACGCGAAACTCACGCTCTACACCGGGCTGCTGGCGCTCGCCGTGAACATCGTCGTGGCGGTGGTGGTCAATGCATCACTGAGCCTCGGCGGCCGCAGCCCCGCCGTCGCGGCGGGCCGCTGA
- the miaA gene encoding tRNA (adenosine(37)-N6)-dimethylallyltransferase MiaA has translation MPPDRGEAGGRPAAILIAGPTASGKSALAARLARQRDGVVINTDSMQVYTDLRRLTARPGPDEEALVPHRLYGHVDGAVNYSVGHFSRDASALLATLGGRLPVFVGGTGLYFRALERGFSELPPVPETVRARVREEAEGRPTEALHADLSRHDPEGAARLRPSDRMRVMRALEVFFATGRPIASFYGDPVPGPLAGWDLEKIFLAPDRTVLRARIDARFRTMIAEGALDEVARLRARRLDPMLPVMRAHGVPGLIAHLDGAMSLEAAIVRGQADTRAYAKRQVTWFRHQMGEGWRWMDPDAVESADLP, from the coding sequence TTGCCGCCAGACCGGGGGGAAGCCGGGGGGCGCCCGGCGGCCATTCTCATCGCAGGGCCCACCGCCTCGGGCAAGTCGGCGCTCGCCGCCCGGCTGGCCCGACAGCGCGACGGCGTGGTGATCAACACCGATTCGATGCAGGTCTACACGGACCTGCGCCGCCTCACCGCCCGGCCCGGCCCGGACGAGGAGGCGCTTGTGCCTCACCGGCTCTACGGCCATGTCGACGGCGCCGTGAACTACTCCGTGGGGCATTTCTCACGGGATGCGTCGGCGCTGCTGGCGACGCTCGGCGGTCGGCTGCCGGTCTTCGTCGGCGGCACCGGCCTGTATTTCCGGGCGCTGGAGCGGGGATTCTCGGAGCTTCCGCCGGTGCCCGAAACCGTGCGCGCGCGGGTGCGGGAAGAGGCCGAGGGCCGCCCGACCGAGGCGCTGCATGCCGACCTCTCCCGCCACGACCCCGAAGGCGCCGCCCGTCTGCGGCCGAGCGACCGGATGCGGGTGATGCGCGCCCTGGAGGTCTTCTTCGCCACCGGCCGGCCGATCGCGAGCTTCTACGGCGACCCGGTGCCCGGCCCGCTGGCCGGTTGGGATCTCGAAAAGATCTTCCTGGCGCCCGACCGCACGGTGCTGCGCGCCCGCATCGATGCCCGGTTCCGGACCATGATCGCGGAGGGTGCGCTGGACGAGGTCGCCCGCCTGCGCGCGCGACGCCTCGACCCGATGCTGCCGGTGATGCGCGCGCACGGCGTGCCGGGCCTGATCGCGCATCTCGACGGAGCCATGAGCCTCGAGGCGGCCATCGTCCGTGGCCAGGCGGATACGCGGGCCTACGCCAAGCGCCAGGTCACGTGGTTCCGCCACCAGATGGGAGAGGGCTGGCGCTGGATGGATCCGGATGCCGTTGAGAGCGCCGATCTGCCTTGA
- the rplJ gene encoding 50S ribosomal protein L10, protein MDRTAKADLVSTLNGVFNQSAVVVVAHYKGLTVADMQKLRSQMKQAGATVKVAKNSLAGIALDGTDVASIKPLLKGPTLLAYSGDPVAAAKVAVDFAKVNDKLVILGGAMGTTALNPDGVKALASLPSLDELRAKIVGLVQAPATKIAQVVNAPAAKLARVFGAYATKDEAA, encoded by the coding sequence GTGGACCGGACAGCTAAAGCTGATCTCGTCTCGACGCTCAACGGCGTGTTCAATCAGAGCGCCGTCGTCGTCGTGGCCCACTACAAGGGCCTCACGGTCGCCGACATGCAGAAGCTGCGTTCGCAGATGAAGCAGGCCGGCGCCACCGTGAAGGTCGCCAAGAACAGCCTCGCCGGCATCGCACTCGATGGCACGGACGTCGCCTCCATCAAGCCGCTCCTGAAGGGCCCGACCCTGCTCGCCTATTCGGGCGATCCGGTCGCTGCCGCGAAGGTCGCGGTCGATTTCGCCAAGGTCAACGACAAGCTCGTGATCCTCGGCGGCGCGATGGGGACAACGGCCCTGAACCCGGACGGCGTGAAGGCCCTCGCCTCGCTCCCGTCCCTCGACGAACTGCGCGCCAAGATCGTGGGCCTCGTGCAGGCGCCCGCGACCAAGATCGCTCAGGTCGTCAATGCGCCGGCGGCCAAGCTCGCCCGCGTGTTCGGGGCCTATGCCACCAAGGACGAGGCCGCCTGA
- the serB gene encoding phosphoserine phosphatase SerB: protein MLVAVLIANPDRPSITDAVLAETRAVLRTEHQPRILHGEVAAELLVPGAPGAAKALTERLRNALAGEPIDLAVLPADAHRRKRLFLADMDSTMIEQECIDELAGTLGLKDHVAAITERAMRGEIAFEPALRERVALLKDIPVGAVDELIAGRLSLTPGGPTLVQTMRAHGVHTCLVSGGFTLFTGPIAAKIGFHEHRSNVLGIGEGRLTGTVEGPVVGKAEKRAMLVALRGTLGLGLAETLAVGDGANDLDMLTEAGLGVAFRAKPAVAAAAHVRVEHGDLTALLYLQGYAAAEFVG from the coding sequence ATGCTGGTCGCGGTCCTGATAGCAAACCCGGATCGGCCGTCCATCACCGACGCGGTGCTGGCCGAGACCCGCGCCGTGCTGCGGACGGAGCACCAGCCGCGGATCCTGCACGGGGAGGTCGCCGCCGAGCTGCTGGTGCCGGGCGCGCCCGGCGCGGCCAAGGCCCTCACGGAGCGGCTGCGGAACGCGCTCGCCGGCGAGCCGATCGACCTCGCCGTGCTCCCCGCCGACGCGCACAGGCGCAAGCGCCTGTTCCTCGCCGACATGGACTCGACCATGATCGAACAGGAATGCATCGACGAACTCGCCGGGACGCTCGGCCTCAAGGACCACGTCGCGGCGATCACCGAGCGTGCGATGCGCGGCGAGATCGCCTTCGAGCCGGCGTTGCGCGAGCGCGTGGCCCTCCTGAAGGACATCCCGGTCGGCGCGGTTGACGAGCTGATCGCCGGACGTCTCAGCCTGACCCCAGGCGGTCCCACGCTGGTCCAGACGATGCGGGCGCACGGCGTTCACACATGCCTCGTCTCGGGCGGCTTCACCCTGTTCACCGGCCCGATCGCCGCGAAGATCGGCTTTCACGAGCACCGGTCCAACGTGTTGGGCATCGGGGAGGGGCGGCTCACCGGCACGGTCGAGGGCCCGGTCGTCGGCAAGGCCGAGAAGCGTGCGATGCTGGTCGCGCTGCGCGGAACGCTGGGCCTCGGCCTTGCGGAGACGCTCGCGGTCGGTGACGGGGCCAACGATCTCGACATGCTGACCGAGGCCGGCCTCGGCGTGGCCTTCCGCGCGAAGCCGGCGGTTGCTGCGGCGGCGCATGTCCGGGTCGAGCACGGAGATCTCACCGCGCTCCTCTACCTGCAGGGCTACGCCGCGGCGGAATTCGTGGGGTGA
- a CDS encoding B12-binding domain-containing radical SAM protein — MRCTLTVTSKRRILCVFPAYTPSFGTFSHAYPLMGGVKAFMPPQGLLLIASYMPEAWECRFIDENIRRAGPADFAWADAVFVSGMHIQEPQIHDIRDRAHAAGKVTVLGGPSVSGASEKYRDFDYLHIGEIGDATDQLVARLDADLTPPAAQMVLETKDRLALSDFPAPAYEAAPLKRYLIGSLQFSSGCPYRCEFCDIPQLYGRQPRLKSPEQMCAELDAIISQPGHPAVVYFVDDNFIANRKATREMLPHLVEWQKKNAYPLQFACEATLNMAKQPEILELMRQANFMTVFVGIETPETEALKGIDKTHNAAVPMYEAIETLNSYGLEVTSGIILGLDSDSDKSEQNLIDFIDRSAIPVLTINLLQALPKTPLWDRLEREGRLLHDASLESNVLFKRPHDSVVSSWRRAIAHAYEPEKIFERFKHQCAVTYPNRITTPTAGKLTFTNLRRGLILGFNIITRVGIFSDYRKPFWSAAGYALKRGQIEAVFNMGFVAHHLIRFTREALRGEHNASFYAAKAAEAKEARDRSWWEAARRKLAPEREAA; from the coding sequence ATGCGATGCACCCTGACGGTTACCTCCAAGCGACGCATCCTGTGCGTCTTTCCCGCCTACACGCCGTCCTTCGGGACCTTTTCCCACGCCTACCCGCTGATGGGCGGGGTGAAGGCGTTCATGCCGCCGCAAGGCCTGCTGCTGATCGCGTCCTACATGCCGGAGGCGTGGGAATGCCGGTTCATCGATGAGAATATCCGCCGCGCGGGTCCGGCCGACTTCGCCTGGGCCGACGCGGTGTTCGTCTCGGGCATGCACATCCAGGAGCCGCAGATCCACGACATCCGCGACCGGGCGCACGCCGCCGGCAAGGTCACGGTGCTGGGCGGTCCCTCTGTCTCGGGCGCCTCGGAGAAGTACCGAGACTTTGACTATCTCCATATCGGCGAGATCGGCGACGCCACCGACCAGCTCGTCGCACGCCTCGACGCCGACCTGACGCCGCCCGCCGCCCAGATGGTGCTGGAGACCAAGGACCGGCTCGCGCTCTCGGACTTCCCGGCCCCGGCCTACGAGGCGGCGCCGCTCAAGCGCTACCTGATCGGCTCGCTGCAATTCTCCTCCGGCTGCCCCTATCGCTGCGAGTTCTGCGACATCCCGCAGCTCTACGGCCGCCAGCCACGCCTGAAGAGTCCGGAGCAGATGTGTGCCGAACTCGACGCCATCATCAGCCAGCCCGGCCATCCGGCGGTGGTCTATTTCGTCGACGACAATTTCATCGCCAACCGCAAGGCGACCCGCGAGATGCTGCCGCATCTCGTCGAATGGCAGAAAAAGAACGCCTACCCGCTCCAGTTCGCCTGCGAGGCGACGCTGAACATGGCCAAGCAGCCCGAGATCCTCGAGCTGATGCGGCAGGCGAACTTCATGACCGTGTTCGTCGGGATCGAGACCCCGGAGACGGAGGCGCTCAAGGGCATCGACAAGACCCACAACGCCGCCGTGCCGATGTACGAGGCGATCGAGACTCTCAACTCCTACGGTCTGGAGGTGACCTCCGGCATCATCCTGGGCCTCGATTCCGACAGCGACAAATCCGAGCAGAACCTGATCGACTTCATCGACCGCTCGGCGATCCCGGTCCTGACCATCAACCTGCTCCAGGCCCTACCCAAGACGCCGCTCTGGGACCGACTCGAGCGCGAAGGCCGGCTCCTGCACGATGCCAGCCTGGAATCGAACGTCCTGTTCAAGCGCCCCCACGATTCGGTGGTCAGCAGCTGGCGCCGGGCGATCGCGCACGCCTACGAACCTGAAAAGATCTTCGAGCGATTCAAGCACCAATGCGCGGTGACCTACCCGAACCGGATCACCACGCCGACCGCCGGCAAGCTCACCTTCACCAACCTGCGCCGCGGCCTGATCCTGGGCTTCAACATCATCACGCGGGTCGGGATCTTTTCGGACTATCGCAAGCCCTTCTGGAGCGCGGCCGGCTACGCCCTGAAGCGCGGGCAGATCGAGGCGGTGTTCAACATGGGCTTCGTGGCCCACCATCTGATCCGCTTCACCCGCGAGGCCTTGCGCGGCGAGCACAACGCCTCGTTCTACGCCGCCAAGGCCGCGGAGGCGAAAGAGGCCCGCGACCGCAGCTGGTGGGAGGCGGCCCGGCGCAAGCTGGCGCCGGAGCGCGAGGCGGCGTAG
- a CDS encoding carbon starvation CstA family protein, whose amino-acid sequence MGTAIGRHGPWALVGALGAAALAIVASQRGETINALWIVVAAVCVYLIAYRYYSQFIADKVMRLDPKRATPALRHNDGLDYVPTNRGVLFGHHFAAIAGAGPLVGPVLAAQMGYLPGMLWILAGVVLAGAVQDFMVLFVSMRRDGRSLGELIRAELGTIPGIIALFGTFLIMVILLAVLALIVVKALAESPWGTFTVMSTIPIAMLMGVYSRYIRPGKIGEVSILGFVLLMLAIVAGGSVASSPVWGPAFTFTGPQLCWMLIGYGFVASILPVWLLLAPRDYLSTFLKIGTIVGLALGIAFVAPHMQMPAVTKFVDGTGPVWAGSLFPFLFITIACGAVSGFHALISSGTTPKLIASEADARFIGYGGMLMESFVAIMALVSACVIDPGVYFTMNSPAALIGTTPESAAAAVTKLGFATTPEVITQTAADVGERTITSRAGGAPTLAVGMAHIISSAIGGKAMMAFWYHFAILFEALFILTAVDAGTRACRFMVQDLVALAVPSFKNTTSWGPSIAATAISVGAWGYFLYQGVTDPLGGINTLWPLFGISNQMLAAVALTLCTVVIFKMKRERYAFVTIIPTAWLCLCTLTAGWQKIFSADPKIGFLAHAERYAAAAAEGKILAPAKNADQMSQIILNDRIDAVLAALFIGLVVAIAGFGIAACLRAWRADRWTALETEPRLVAAE is encoded by the coding sequence ATGGGTACGGCGATCGGCAGGCATGGGCCCTGGGCCCTCGTAGGGGCGCTCGGCGCCGCGGCGCTGGCGATCGTGGCGAGCCAGCGCGGCGAGACCATCAACGCCCTCTGGATCGTGGTCGCGGCGGTCTGCGTCTACCTGATCGCCTACCGCTACTATTCCCAGTTCATCGCCGACAAGGTGATGCGGCTGGACCCGAAACGCGCCACGCCCGCCCTGCGCCACAATGACGGGCTCGACTACGTGCCCACCAACCGCGGCGTCCTGTTCGGCCACCATTTCGCGGCGATCGCCGGGGCGGGCCCGCTGGTCGGGCCGGTGCTCGCCGCCCAGATGGGCTACCTGCCCGGCATGCTCTGGATCCTGGCCGGCGTGGTCCTCGCCGGCGCGGTGCAGGACTTCATGGTCCTGTTCGTGTCGATGCGCCGGGACGGCCGGTCGCTCGGCGAGCTGATCCGGGCCGAGCTCGGCACCATACCGGGCATCATCGCGCTGTTCGGCACCTTCCTGATCATGGTGATCCTGCTCGCCGTGCTGGCGCTGATCGTCGTCAAGGCGCTCGCCGAGAGCCCCTGGGGCACCTTCACGGTGATGTCGACGATCCCGATCGCCATGCTGATGGGCGTCTATTCGCGCTATATCCGGCCCGGCAAGATCGGCGAGGTCTCGATCCTCGGCTTCGTCCTGCTGATGCTGGCGATCGTCGCCGGCGGCTCCGTGGCGTCGAGCCCGGTCTGGGGGCCGGCCTTCACCTTCACGGGCCCGCAGCTCTGCTGGATGCTGATCGGCTACGGCTTCGTGGCGTCGATCCTGCCGGTCTGGCTGCTCCTCGCCCCGCGCGACTACCTGTCGACCTTCCTCAAGATCGGCACCATCGTGGGCCTCGCTCTGGGCATCGCCTTCGTGGCGCCGCACATGCAGATGCCGGCGGTCACCAAGTTCGTGGACGGCACCGGCCCGGTCTGGGCCGGCAGCCTGTTCCCGTTCCTGTTCATCACCATCGCGTGCGGCGCGGTCTCGGGCTTCCACGCGCTGATCTCGTCGGGCACCACCCCGAAGCTGATCGCCAGCGAGGCCGATGCCCGCTTCATCGGCTACGGCGGCATGCTGATGGAATCCTTCGTGGCGATCATGGCGCTGGTCTCCGCCTGCGTGATCGACCCGGGCGTCTACTTCACCATGAACTCGCCCGCGGCCCTCATCGGCACCACGCCCGAGAGCGCGGCCGCCGCGGTGACCAAGCTCGGCTTCGCCACGACGCCGGAGGTGATCACCCAGACCGCCGCCGATGTCGGCGAGCGCACGATCACCTCCCGCGCGGGCGGCGCCCCGACGCTGGCCGTCGGCATGGCCCACATCATCTCGTCGGCCATCGGCGGCAAGGCGATGATGGCCTTCTGGTACCATTTCGCGATCCTGTTCGAGGCCCTGTTCATCCTCACGGCGGTGGATGCGGGGACGCGCGCCTGCCGGTTCATGGTGCAGGATCTCGTCGCGCTCGCGGTGCCGTCGTTCAAGAACACCACGTCGTGGGGGCCGAGCATCGCAGCCACCGCCATCTCGGTGGGGGCCTGGGGCTACTTCCTGTACCAGGGCGTGACCGACCCGCTCGGCGGCATCAACACTCTGTGGCCGCTCTTCGGCATCTCGAACCAGATGCTGGCCGCGGTGGCGCTGACGCTGTGCACGGTGGTGATCTTCAAGATGAAGCGCGAGCGCTACGCGTTCGTGACCATCATCCCGACCGCCTGGCTGTGCCTGTGCACTCTGACGGCCGGCTGGCAGAAGATCTTCTCCGCCGACCCGAAGATCGGGTTCCTGGCCCATGCCGAGCGCTACGCCGCGGCCGCCGCCGAGGGCAAGATCCTGGCGCCGGCCAAGAACGCCGACCAGATGAGCCAGATCATCCTCAACGACCGGATCGACGCGGTGCTGGCGGCCCTGTTCATCGGCCTCGTCGTCGCCATTGCGGGCTTCGGCATCGCCGCCTGCCTGAGGGCCTGGCGCGCGGACCGCTGGACCGCGCTGGAGACCGAGCCGCGCCTCGTCGCGGCGGAGTAG
- a CDS encoding NAD(P)-dependent oxidoreductase: protein MFEESTMAKVAFLGLGVMGGPMAGHLAKKGGHDVTVYNRTTPKAEAWVKTYGGAFAPTPRQAVEGAEIVFACVGNDDDLRSVVLGEDGALAGMKPGAIFVDHTTASAEVARELAAAAEAKGVGFIDAPVSGGQAGAENGVLTVMCGGDAATYAKVEGAIGAFARACRLMGPVGSGQLTKMVNQICIAGLVQGLSEGVHFAKRAGLDVEAVLDVISKGAAGSWQMENRGKTMNQGKFDFGFAVDWMRKDLGILLDEARRNGAKLPVSALVDQFYAEVQAMGGNRWDTSSLVARLER, encoded by the coding sequence CTGTTTGAGGAGAGCACAATGGCGAAGGTCGCATTCCTGGGTCTCGGCGTGATGGGCGGCCCGATGGCCGGCCACCTCGCCAAGAAGGGTGGCCACGACGTCACCGTCTACAACCGCACCACGCCGAAGGCGGAAGCCTGGGTGAAGACCTATGGGGGCGCCTTCGCGCCCACGCCCCGGCAGGCCGTCGAGGGCGCCGAGATCGTGTTCGCCTGCGTCGGCAACGATGACGACCTGCGCAGCGTCGTGCTGGGCGAGGACGGGGCGCTCGCCGGCATGAAGCCCGGCGCGATCTTCGTGGACCACACCACGGCCTCGGCCGAGGTGGCCCGGGAACTCGCCGCCGCGGCCGAGGCCAAGGGTGTCGGCTTCATCGACGCCCCGGTCTCCGGCGGCCAGGCGGGTGCCGAGAACGGCGTGCTCACCGTGATGTGCGGCGGCGACGCGGCGACCTACGCCAAGGTCGAGGGCGCGATCGGGGCCTTCGCCCGGGCGTGCCGGCTGATGGGTCCGGTGGGGTCCGGCCAGCTCACCAAGATGGTCAACCAGATCTGCATCGCGGGCTTGGTCCAGGGCCTGTCCGAGGGTGTCCACTTCGCCAAGCGCGCCGGCCTCGACGTCGAGGCGGTGCTCGACGTGATCTCCAAGGGGGCCGCCGGCTCCTGGCAGATGGAGAACCGCGGCAAGACCATGAACCAGGGCAAGTTCGACTTCGGCTTCGCGGTCGACTGGATGCGCAAGGATCTCGGGATCCTGCTCGACGAAGCCCGGCGCAACGGCGCCAAGCTACCGGTCTCGGCCCTCGTGGACCAGTTCTACGCCGAGGTTCAGGCCATGGGCGGCAACCGCTGGGACACGTCGAGCCTGGTGGCGCGGCTGGAGCGCTGA
- a CDS encoding YbdD/YjiX family protein: protein MQQQPNLRDRLRTLSKCVCDGARLMVGQGDYAAYADHIRRTHPDRAPMTEVEFFRNRENARFGVGNTSGFRCC, encoded by the coding sequence ATGCAGCAGCAGCCAAACCTGCGGGACCGGCTCCGGACACTGTCCAAATGCGTCTGCGATGGCGCCCGGCTGATGGTCGGACAGGGGGATTACGCGGCGTATGCCGATCACATCCGCCGCACCCATCCCGACCGGGCGCCGATGACCGAGGTGGAATTCTTCCGCAACCGGGAGAACGCCCGTTTTGGGGTCGGCAACACGTCCGGGTTCCGCTGCTGCTGA